The following proteins are co-located in the Paludibaculum fermentans genome:
- a CDS encoding DUF2721 domain-containing protein, translated as MWPHIQLNVTNLGTALNVLAAMITPALLLSACGTFILSTSNRLARIVDRMRSLSHQLDEMSQGMLDVALREERIEHHRGEIKLQGRRLNLIQRALTLLYLAAVNYVCTSVAIGLASTFTLVWVYWVPVVFGIGGACCMLVAAVMLALEARLAVKDLYDETEFHRRLARYYSDQQQTRLPEA; from the coding sequence ATGTGGCCTCATATCCAATTGAACGTAACGAACCTGGGCACGGCGCTGAACGTCCTGGCCGCCATGATCACCCCGGCCTTGTTGCTTTCAGCTTGCGGTACGTTCATTCTCTCGACATCCAACAGGCTGGCGCGCATTGTCGACCGCATGCGATCGCTGTCGCATCAATTGGATGAAATGTCGCAGGGCATGCTCGATGTGGCCCTGCGGGAAGAGCGGATTGAGCACCACAGAGGCGAGATTAAGCTCCAGGGAAGGCGCCTGAACCTGATTCAACGGGCCTTGACCCTTCTCTACCTCGCTGCCGTGAACTATGTCTGCACCAGTGTCGCCATCGGCCTGGCCTCGACCTTCACCCTGGTCTGGGTCTACTGGGTTCCAGTCGTGTTCGGGATCGGCGGAGCCTGCTGCATGCTGGTGGCGGCTGTCATGCTGGCCCTGGAGGCCCGGTTGGCGGTGAAGGATCTCTACGACGAGACCGAATTCCACCGCCGGCTGGCCCGCTACTATTCCGACCAGCAGCAGACGCGCCTGCCGGAAGCGTAA
- a CDS encoding methyl-accepting chemotaxis protein yields the protein MNSSTSWNLRTKLLGSAGALVLATIALSCLSLYSLRVLSAALDKSTRITARRMELAAALQTDFQRMRSASHSAQIGIVIALLEDQSPKKGQCSGCHESGMVEKHRAEFVEAAAGVDSHIRELKGVLPPDQAAQLELVGSGVNTFRSQFSEYRRLASSGQFEAAHTIATDSIAPLVLTTGAAATKMEAAARSFMETTAEAGRGTAARSSTAVWVVVGITIAVGIGGLIVLRGAGRRFARVIARLGGSAGHVVSASQRIAQSSQTLASGAANQEEALQLTAGENGKVTGAAGENRKNAALAAEFVERADQRTNEAQQALNEMLKAMEGIHSSSRQIAKILKLIDNIAFETNILALNASVEAARAGQAGLGFAVVADEVRSLAQNCASAAKETARLIEELRLRAEDGFQRVHTADSAMKAIAEDSHKLRSVVSEVHMASEHQVNGLGRLSSALERIGETTRVNARDAAVSAAEAEELGRTSADLEDTVEAVCQLVGLSKERLG from the coding sequence GTGAACTCGTCAACGAGTTGGAATCTTCGGACCAAGCTGCTGGGCTCCGCCGGTGCGCTCGTCCTGGCGACAATTGCCCTAAGCTGCCTCTCCCTCTATTCCCTGCGCGTGCTCAGCGCGGCACTCGACAAGTCCACTCGGATCACCGCCCGGCGGATGGAACTCGCTGCCGCCCTGCAGACCGACTTCCAGCGCATGCGGTCGGCCTCGCACTCGGCACAGATTGGAATCGTGATCGCGCTGCTGGAAGACCAGTCCCCCAAGAAGGGGCAGTGTTCCGGGTGTCACGAGTCGGGGATGGTGGAGAAGCACAGGGCAGAGTTTGTGGAGGCAGCCGCTGGGGTCGACTCGCACATCCGGGAGTTGAAAGGCGTGCTTCCTCCAGACCAGGCGGCCCAGTTGGAATTGGTGGGCAGTGGGGTGAACACGTTCCGGTCCCAGTTCTCTGAGTACCGGCGGTTGGCGTCATCGGGGCAGTTTGAAGCGGCGCACACGATTGCGACGGATTCGATCGCGCCGCTGGTGCTGACTACGGGTGCGGCGGCGACGAAGATGGAGGCGGCGGCGCGGAGCTTCATGGAAACGACGGCGGAAGCGGGGCGGGGCACGGCGGCCCGCAGTTCCACGGCGGTGTGGGTGGTGGTGGGCATTACGATCGCGGTCGGAATTGGAGGGCTGATCGTGTTGCGTGGGGCGGGGCGGAGATTCGCGCGGGTCATTGCCAGGCTGGGCGGATCAGCCGGTCATGTGGTGTCCGCCAGCCAGCGGATTGCACAGTCCAGCCAGACATTGGCGAGCGGGGCGGCGAATCAGGAAGAAGCGCTGCAACTAACGGCCGGCGAAAACGGAAAGGTGACCGGCGCTGCGGGCGAGAATCGTAAGAATGCCGCCTTGGCAGCGGAGTTTGTCGAACGCGCCGACCAGCGCACCAACGAGGCTCAGCAGGCGCTGAACGAAATGCTGAAGGCGATGGAGGGGATCCACTCGTCCAGCAGGCAGATTGCGAAGATCCTCAAGCTCATTGACAACATCGCCTTCGAGACAAACATCCTCGCGCTGAATGCTTCAGTCGAAGCGGCCCGCGCCGGACAGGCGGGGCTGGGTTTTGCCGTGGTGGCCGACGAGGTCCGCAGCCTGGCGCAAAACTGTGCGAGCGCGGCGAAAGAGACGGCGCGCCTGATTGAGGAGTTGAGGCTGCGAGCGGAAGATGGGTTTCAGCGTGTGCACACGGCCGACAGCGCGATGAAGGCCATAGCCGAGGATTCGCACAAGCTGCGGAGTGTCGTTTCCGAGGTACACATGGCCAGCGAGCACCAGGTGAATGGCCTGGGCCGGTTGAGCTCAGCGCTGGAGCGGATTGGGGAAACGACGCGGGTGAATGCTCGCGACGCTGCGGTGAGCGCCGCGGAGGCGGAAGAGTTGGGCCGCACTTCAGCGGATCTGGAGGATACGGTTGAGGCGGTCTGCCAGTTGGTCGGGCTGTCGAAAGAGCGCCTGGGCTAG
- a CDS encoding SDR family NAD(P)-dependent oxidoreductase — MSELTGKVILVTGAAKRIGRSIALRLHREGARVLIHYGNSRTEAQETAAECGNAPLFQADLEKVAEIEQLFASIEQQVGRLDGLVNNAARFTKIPVLEVSEADWDFIHSVNLKAYFFCSQQAALLMQRTAGGQGRIVNISSMGAFMVWPDHVHYSASKAGVVALTRGFAKALAPGISVNSVAPGVIPFQEKDDPAIIALARSTPARQPGTGEDIADAVVYFLKASRFVTGQVLQVDGGMGLR; from the coding sequence GTGTCTGAGCTGACAGGCAAAGTCATCCTGGTCACCGGAGCGGCCAAACGCATCGGCCGGTCCATCGCGCTCCGCCTGCACCGCGAAGGGGCTCGAGTGCTCATCCACTACGGCAACTCCAGGACCGAGGCCCAGGAAACTGCCGCCGAGTGCGGGAACGCCCCGCTGTTCCAAGCAGACCTGGAGAAGGTGGCCGAGATCGAACAGCTGTTCGCCTCGATCGAGCAACAGGTCGGCCGCCTGGACGGCCTCGTGAACAATGCAGCCCGCTTCACCAAGATTCCGGTGCTCGAGGTCTCCGAAGCCGACTGGGACTTCATCCATTCAGTCAATCTGAAGGCCTACTTCTTCTGCTCCCAACAGGCAGCCCTGTTGATGCAGCGCACAGCCGGAGGCCAGGGCCGCATCGTGAATATCAGTTCCATGGGCGCCTTTATGGTCTGGCCGGATCACGTCCACTACAGTGCGTCCAAGGCCGGTGTCGTGGCGCTCACGCGCGGCTTTGCGAAAGCACTGGCGCCCGGCATCAGTGTGAACTCCGTAGCTCCAGGCGTGATCCCCTTCCAGGAGAAGGACGATCCGGCGATCATCGCCCTCGCCAGATCGACGCCGGCCCGGCAACCCGGCACGGGCGAAGACATCGCCGATGCAGTCGTCTACTTCCTGAAAGCGTCCCGGTTCGTCACGGGACAGGTGCTCCAGGTGGACGGCGGCATGGGTCTGCGCTAG
- a CDS encoding MFS transporter, with protein MAGFLKLLRNNRNYRCTWMGQVVSEVGDNFNNIAVFALVMDQTHSGLAISGVMLARAVGMITAGPVAGVVLDRVDRRKAMIVSDLVRAAIAMCFLFCTGQRSTGLLIFLSALLMFASPFFTSGRASILPVIASKAELHTANSLTQTTQWTSVAIGAFLGGATAKGLGYNVAFGFNALSFLVSAACISLLRVPFGASFKAERRDISEDRVARPWQEYREGLAYMGRTPLILAIALVGVGWATGGGAAQILFSLFGEVVFQRGAAGIGEVWGAAGIGLIVGGIVANVWGKKLRFEAYKRLIVVCYIIHGGAYVLFSISRSYGLALFFIGLSRAAVAVSSVMNFTQMLRHVPDEFRGRVFSTMESMVWATMMISMLVAGLASVTVDPRIIGVVAGVLSTTTALGWGWAQARGLLPEPPLSGVNPEEIEVHGEASV; from the coding sequence ATGGCCGGCTTCCTCAAACTCCTCCGGAACAACCGGAACTACCGCTGCACCTGGATGGGCCAGGTGGTCAGCGAAGTGGGCGACAACTTCAACAACATCGCTGTCTTCGCCCTGGTGATGGATCAAACCCACTCCGGCCTCGCCATCAGCGGAGTCATGCTGGCTCGCGCCGTCGGCATGATCACCGCCGGACCCGTCGCCGGTGTCGTGCTCGACCGTGTCGATCGCCGCAAGGCCATGATCGTCAGCGACCTCGTCCGCGCGGCCATCGCCATGTGCTTCCTCTTCTGCACCGGACAACGCAGCACCGGCCTGCTGATCTTCCTCAGTGCCCTGCTCATGTTCGCGTCGCCGTTCTTCACCAGCGGCCGCGCCTCCATCCTGCCCGTCATCGCCAGTAAAGCGGAGTTGCACACCGCCAACTCGCTCACCCAGACCACCCAGTGGACCTCCGTCGCCATCGGCGCCTTCCTGGGCGGCGCTACGGCCAAGGGCCTCGGTTACAACGTCGCCTTCGGCTTCAACGCCCTCTCGTTCCTGGTTTCGGCTGCCTGCATTTCCCTGCTCCGCGTCCCCTTCGGCGCCAGCTTCAAGGCCGAGCGCCGCGACATCAGCGAAGACCGCGTGGCGCGCCCCTGGCAGGAATACCGCGAAGGTCTCGCCTACATGGGCCGCACCCCGCTCATCCTCGCCATCGCCCTGGTCGGCGTCGGCTGGGCCACCGGCGGAGGAGCCGCACAGATCCTCTTCAGCCTCTTCGGCGAAGTCGTCTTCCAACGCGGAGCTGCCGGCATCGGCGAGGTCTGGGGTGCGGCGGGCATCGGCCTGATCGTGGGCGGAATCGTGGCCAACGTCTGGGGCAAGAAACTGCGGTTCGAGGCCTACAAGCGGCTGATCGTGGTCTGTTACATCATCCATGGCGGCGCCTACGTCCTGTTCAGCATCAGCCGCAGCTACGGCCTGGCCCTGTTCTTCATCGGACTATCGCGCGCCGCTGTCGCCGTGAGTTCCGTCATGAACTTCACCCAAATGCTGCGCCATGTGCCCGACGAATTCCGTGGCCGGGTCTTCTCGACCATGGAGTCGATGGTCTGGGCCACCATGATGATCTCGATGCTCGTCGCCGGCCTCGCCTCAGTTACCGTGGATCCGCGCATCATCGGCGTGGTTGCCGGCGTGCTCAGCACGACCACTGCGCTAGGCTGGGGTTGGGCGCAGGCTCGCGGATTGCTGCCGGAGCCGCCCTTGTCCGGCGTCAACCCTGAGGAAATCGAAGTTCACGGAGAAGCCAGTGTCTGA
- a CDS encoding DMT family transporter yields the protein MNTSRRRLYGLVSLMTLVWSLNYIVAKYALRAFPPLVIGPLRAVTAAVLLVPILLWMKRRQTKPSEPWVFKEVASLCVLGIFGITLNQVLFVVGMNRTSVAHAALMIATTPLQVMLMAAFRGQERISMYKLAGMGTAIGGIAVLNLAPGRTAQGASFFGDAFVFLAAFSFAFYTVFGKELARRHDSMTVNAFGYSAGALAGAPLLLWQSVDFKYTEVPWSGWWALAYMALLSSIACYLIYSYALNHLPASRVAAFSYIQPVVAALAGLLILREPITPGVATGGLLVLSGVWLTGKR from the coding sequence GTGAACACCTCCCGCCGGCGGCTCTACGGCCTGGTCTCGTTGATGACCCTGGTGTGGAGCCTGAACTACATCGTGGCCAAGTACGCCCTGCGCGCTTTTCCGCCCCTTGTGATTGGCCCGCTGCGCGCCGTCACCGCGGCCGTCCTGCTGGTCCCCATCCTGTTGTGGATGAAGCGCCGCCAAACTAAGCCCAGCGAACCGTGGGTCTTCAAAGAGGTCGCCTCCCTCTGCGTCCTGGGCATCTTCGGCATCACCCTGAACCAGGTGCTCTTCGTGGTCGGCATGAACCGCACCAGCGTCGCGCATGCCGCCCTCATGATCGCCACCACCCCCCTGCAGGTGATGCTGATGGCCGCCTTCCGGGGGCAGGAACGCATCAGTATGTATAAGCTGGCAGGCATGGGCACCGCTATCGGCGGCATCGCCGTGTTGAATCTCGCGCCCGGCCGCACCGCCCAGGGCGCCTCCTTCTTCGGCGACGCCTTCGTCTTCCTGGCCGCCTTCTCCTTCGCGTTCTACACCGTTTTCGGCAAGGAACTCGCCCGCCGCCACGACAGCATGACGGTGAACGCCTTCGGCTACAGCGCCGGAGCCCTGGCCGGCGCTCCCCTGCTGCTCTGGCAATCGGTGGATTTCAAGTACACCGAGGTTCCCTGGTCCGGCTGGTGGGCCCTCGCCTACATGGCCCTGCTCTCCTCCATCGCCTGCTACCTCATCTATTCCTACGCCCTGAACCACCTGCCAGCCTCCCGCGTCGCCGCGTTCTCCTACATCCAGCCCGTGGTGGCCGCCCTGGCCGGACTGCTCATCCTGCGCGAACCCATCACGCCCGGCGTCGCCACCGGCGGCCTGCTGGTCCTCAGCGGCGTGTGGCTCACCGGGAAGAGGTAA
- the menC gene encoding o-succinylbenzoate synthase has translation MGFKIEHVRLHWIEMPLVHFFETSFGRTYSRQMILVEVSCGGVSGWGEVTCGEHPYYNEEWTEGAWELLNAYIVPAVLGKSFNSASEVGQCTAGMKGHRMTRGGLEAACWDLEARLAGIPLWKLIGGGARPEIPCGVSIGIQDSVAQLLGKIHTEVDAGYQRIKMKIKPGWDVEVIREVRREFPSILLMADANSAYTLSDIDHLKKLDEFNLMMIEQPLSHDEIIDHAQLQAALDTPICLDECIRTAHHAEQALRLKAGRIINIKLGRVGGFAEAIKVHDICQRHGIPVWCGGMLESGIGRAHNIALATLPNFVLPGDVSASRRYWKRDIIDPWVEVTPRGTIVTGDAPGFGYPLDLDFLESVRTRHESHSAQ, from the coding sequence ATGGGATTCAAAATAGAGCACGTCCGTCTTCACTGGATCGAAATGCCGCTGGTGCATTTCTTCGAGACCAGCTTTGGCCGCACCTATTCGCGGCAGATGATTCTGGTGGAGGTCTCCTGCGGTGGCGTCTCCGGCTGGGGCGAGGTCACCTGCGGCGAACACCCCTACTACAACGAGGAATGGACCGAAGGTGCGTGGGAACTCCTCAACGCCTACATCGTGCCGGCAGTGCTTGGCAAGAGCTTCAATTCGGCCTCTGAAGTAGGCCAGTGCACGGCCGGGATGAAGGGCCACCGCATGACGCGCGGCGGTCTCGAAGCCGCCTGCTGGGACCTGGAAGCCCGCCTGGCCGGCATCCCCCTTTGGAAACTGATCGGCGGCGGCGCACGCCCCGAGATTCCCTGCGGCGTCTCCATCGGCATTCAGGATTCGGTCGCGCAGCTGCTCGGCAAGATCCACACCGAAGTGGACGCCGGTTACCAGCGCATCAAGATGAAGATCAAGCCCGGTTGGGACGTCGAGGTCATCCGCGAGGTCCGCCGCGAGTTCCCCTCCATCCTGCTGATGGCCGACGCCAACTCCGCCTACACGCTGTCCGATATCGACCACCTGAAGAAGCTGGACGAGTTCAACCTCATGATGATCGAGCAGCCCCTGTCGCATGACGAGATCATCGACCACGCCCAACTGCAGGCTGCGCTCGACACCCCCATCTGCCTGGATGAGTGCATCCGCACCGCGCACCACGCGGAACAGGCCCTTCGCCTGAAGGCCGGCCGCATCATCAACATCAAACTCGGCCGCGTGGGCGGCTTCGCCGAAGCGATCAAGGTCCACGACATCTGCCAGCGTCATGGCATTCCCGTCTGGTGCGGTGGCATGCTGGAAAGCGGCATCGGCCGCGCCCACAACATCGCCTTGGCCACCCTGCCGAACTTCGTCCTGCCCGGCGACGTCTCAGCCAGCCGCCGCTACTGGAAGCGCGACATCATCGATCCCTGGGTGGAAGTCACCCCCCGCGGCACCATCGTCACCGGCGACGCGCCGGGCTTCGGCTATCCACTCGACCTCGATTTCCTGGAGAGCGTGCGTACGCGGCACGAGAGTCACTCCGCCCAGTGA
- a CDS encoding GNAT family N-acetyltransferase: protein MAGSQDKRPIELRHLTALPDLGEAVRLQKEIWGFEDIELLPQRLFVVATKVGGQVIGAFDDDRMIAFLLAIPGLKRGDSTYLHSHMMGVLEPYRNLGVGRMLKLKQREEAQARGIGLVEWTFDPLEIKNAYFNMERLGAVVRRFVLNQYGTTTSHLHGGLPTDRCVAEWYIDSDRVNRIVTGQPYEKPPVLERIPVPSDIAQIRATDPRRAREIQAGVSEHFLEYFNRGLAVIGFERTPEFGTYLLGPWDSK, encoded by the coding sequence GTGGCAGGAAGCCAAGACAAACGGCCCATCGAACTCCGCCACCTGACCGCTTTGCCCGACCTGGGCGAGGCCGTCCGGCTGCAGAAGGAGATCTGGGGCTTTGAAGATATTGAGCTGTTACCCCAGCGCCTGTTCGTGGTCGCCACCAAAGTGGGCGGGCAGGTGATAGGAGCCTTTGACGACGACCGCATGATCGCTTTCCTCCTGGCGATTCCCGGCCTGAAGCGCGGCGACAGCACCTATCTGCACAGCCACATGATGGGCGTGCTCGAGCCCTACCGGAATCTCGGCGTCGGCCGCATGCTGAAGCTGAAGCAGCGGGAAGAGGCCCAGGCGCGCGGCATCGGGTTGGTCGAGTGGACCTTTGATCCGCTCGAGATTAAGAACGCTTACTTCAACATGGAGCGCCTCGGCGCCGTCGTGCGCCGTTTCGTCCTCAATCAGTACGGCACCACCACCTCGCACCTCCACGGCGGACTGCCCACTGACCGCTGCGTGGCCGAGTGGTACATCGACAGCGATCGCGTGAACCGCATCGTCACCGGCCAGCCCTACGAAAAGCCGCCCGTGCTCGAGCGCATCCCCGTGCCGTCCGACATCGCCCAGATTCGCGCCACTGACCCACGCCGCGCGCGCGAGATCCAGGCCGGCGTCAGCGAACATTTCCTGGAGTACTTCAATCGCGGCCTGGCCGTCATCGGATTCGAAAGAACGCCGGAATTCGGCACATACCTTTTAGGACCATGGGATTCAAAATAG
- the mazG gene encoding nucleoside triphosphate pyrophosphohydrolase → MARLRAPDGCPWDREQNYDSIKPYTLEETYEVMDAIDRRDFPGLAEELGDLTLQVVFYAQMAAEEGLFHIGDSLDAINEKLIRRHPHVFGAGDAKTSEQVLRRWDEIKQQEKKDKGEKPKGMLDNVLKAQPALTEAAQISRKAAGAGFDWPDIDQVLDKVREELDELAEARSRENIHDVEGELGDLLFTIVNVARFLKVDPEQALRRTNTKFRQRFAHVEQQLAARGRDFSQSNLEEMEALWQEAKTNGPSNSAT, encoded by the coding sequence ATGGCCCGCCTCCGCGCTCCCGACGGATGCCCGTGGGATCGTGAACAAAATTACGATTCCATCAAGCCGTACACCCTCGAAGAAACCTACGAAGTGATGGACGCCATCGACCGGCGCGACTTCCCCGGTTTGGCTGAGGAATTGGGCGATCTCACCCTGCAGGTCGTCTTCTATGCCCAGATGGCCGCCGAGGAAGGGCTGTTCCACATCGGGGACTCGCTCGACGCCATTAACGAGAAGCTGATCCGCCGCCACCCCCACGTTTTCGGCGCCGGCGACGCCAAAACCTCCGAACAGGTGCTGCGCCGCTGGGACGAGATCAAGCAGCAGGAAAAGAAGGACAAAGGCGAGAAGCCCAAGGGGATGCTGGACAACGTGCTGAAGGCCCAGCCGGCATTGACCGAGGCTGCCCAGATCTCGCGCAAAGCCGCCGGCGCCGGTTTCGATTGGCCCGACATCGACCAGGTGCTGGACAAGGTTCGCGAAGAACTCGACGAACTGGCCGAGGCGCGCAGCCGCGAGAACATCCACGACGTGGAGGGCGAGCTGGGCGATCTGCTCTTCACCATCGTGAACGTGGCCCGCTTTCTGAAAGTCGATCCGGAGCAGGCCCTGCGCCGCACCAACACCAAGTTCCGCCAACGGTTCGCCCACGTCGAGCAACAACTGGCGGCGCGCGGCCGCGATTTTTCGCAATCGAATCTCGAGGAGATGGAAGCACTGTGGCAGGAAGCCAAGACAAACGGCCCATCGAACTCCGCCACCTGA
- a CDS encoding GNAT family N-acetyltransferase, translating to MDLHVAETAADFEIARELFREYAQTPGVSVCVVGFEEELSSLETAYEAVVLAVHEGSAVGCGAMRPLGGGSAEMKRLYVRPFFRGLKAGRAMAEWLIEAARSRGYSALRLDTLPSMEAAQSLYRALGFQVIPPYSQANPAEAICYELWLRAAE from the coding sequence ATGGACCTTCACGTTGCAGAGACAGCGGCCGACTTCGAGATCGCCCGCGAGTTGTTCCGCGAGTACGCCCAAACGCCCGGAGTGTCGGTGTGCGTGGTGGGGTTTGAGGAGGAGTTGTCCTCGCTGGAGACCGCGTATGAGGCAGTGGTACTGGCGGTTCACGAAGGCTCAGCGGTTGGTTGCGGCGCCATGCGTCCGTTGGGCGGCGGCTCGGCGGAGATGAAGAGATTGTATGTGCGGCCGTTCTTCCGGGGTCTGAAGGCGGGCCGGGCGATGGCGGAGTGGTTGATTGAGGCGGCCCGTTCGCGGGGGTACTCGGCTCTGCGGTTGGATACGCTGCCTTCCATGGAGGCTGCCCAATCCCTATACAGGGCACTGGGATTCCAGGTGATTCCGCCCTATTCCCAGGCGAATCCGGCGGAGGCGATCTGCTATGAACTATGGCTGCGGGCGGCCGAGTGA
- a CDS encoding GNAT family N-acetyltransferase: MLEVRRASAAEAPILLDLIRALADYEKLDPPTPEAQGRLVQDIFGDKPRLDAFLAFVDGQPAGYALVLETYSSFLALPTLYLEDIFVKTDFRGQGAGAALFREMVAEAHRRGCGRMEWVVLDWNRLAQDFYAKFGAKHLNDWMTMRLVQDDFAQILKKD; encoded by the coding sequence ATGCTGGAAGTTCGCCGTGCGAGCGCCGCCGAGGCGCCGATTCTACTCGACCTGATCCGGGCGCTGGCCGATTACGAGAAACTGGATCCGCCAACACCGGAGGCGCAAGGCCGTCTTGTGCAGGACATCTTCGGCGACAAGCCGCGCCTCGACGCTTTTCTGGCCTTCGTCGATGGGCAACCCGCCGGCTATGCCCTGGTGCTGGAGACCTACTCCAGTTTTCTGGCGCTGCCCACCCTCTATCTGGAAGACATTTTCGTCAAGACAGACTTCCGGGGGCAGGGAGCCGGCGCCGCCCTGTTCCGCGAGATGGTGGCTGAGGCGCACCGGCGGGGTTGCGGCCGGATGGAATGGGTCGTGCTGGACTGGAACCGGCTGGCACAGGATTTCTATGCCAAGTTCGGCGCCAAGCACCTGAACGACTGGATGACCATGCGCCTGGTGCAGGACGATTTCGCACAGATCCTGAAAAAGGATTGA
- a CDS encoding DUF1624 domain-containing protein translates to MSSASNFTPRPATVRLSALDTLRGLIMVLMALDHASFFISRVHPFEYWNMGLPHYQDAGWFFTRWITHLCAPGFFFLMGAGLVYFRASRLEAGWSETRVTRHLMGRGALLILVSYVFEMVVWLLPERFSPAGTSMAPISGDQMPIVVLTVLVTLGLTMLLSAPLLGLSRRSWLAMAFIAIMAPNFLIPTLHGNEGSAGVVMHLFVVPGSVGVVASMYPLLPWFGICALGVGFAHLLRNDTNRALRALLPMGLAYLVGFAGIRYGGGFGNLMMPTGNSLQSFLTVIKYPPSLAFCLLTLGINLSLLSLIYRAGSWLDPLRRLLTGYGQAPLFFYLAHLWLFCLLRLAIFRDAAPDRWVLYAVWLGGVALLFPACGWFRRMKAARPPESFLRLF, encoded by the coding sequence ATGAGCAGTGCGTCCAACTTTACCCCTCGTCCAGCCACCGTGAGGCTGAGTGCGCTCGACACGCTGCGCGGGCTCATCATGGTCCTGATGGCGCTGGATCACGCCAGCTTCTTCATCAGCCGCGTCCACCCCTTTGAATACTGGAACATGGGCCTGCCGCATTACCAGGACGCCGGCTGGTTCTTCACGCGCTGGATCACTCACCTCTGTGCGCCGGGCTTTTTCTTCCTGATGGGCGCCGGACTCGTCTACTTCCGCGCTTCGCGCCTGGAGGCGGGCTGGAGCGAGACTCGGGTCACTCGCCACCTCATGGGCCGCGGCGCGTTGCTCATTCTGGTCAGCTACGTCTTCGAAATGGTGGTGTGGCTACTGCCTGAGCGCTTCAGTCCGGCCGGCACCAGCATGGCTCCGATCTCTGGCGATCAGATGCCCATCGTCGTGCTGACGGTGCTGGTGACTCTCGGCTTGACGATGCTGCTCAGCGCTCCTTTGCTGGGCCTCAGCCGCCGATCCTGGTTGGCCATGGCGTTTATTGCCATCATGGCCCCCAATTTCCTCATCCCGACACTCCACGGCAATGAGGGCTCCGCCGGTGTCGTGATGCACCTCTTCGTCGTACCCGGCTCCGTTGGCGTCGTCGCTTCCATGTACCCGCTGCTGCCGTGGTTTGGAATCTGCGCGCTCGGCGTCGGGTTTGCCCATCTTCTGCGGAACGACACGAACCGGGCTCTTCGCGCACTGCTTCCCATGGGGCTTGCTTACCTGGTGGGTTTCGCCGGCATCCGCTACGGCGGAGGCTTCGGCAACCTGATGATGCCCACCGGCAACAGCCTGCAGTCGTTTCTCACGGTGATCAAGTATCCGCCCAGCCTAGCCTTCTGCCTGCTCACCCTGGGCATCAACCTCTCTCTTCTCTCTTTGATTTATAGGGCCGGGTCGTGGCTGGATCCGCTGCGCCGGCTGCTGACCGGCTATGGCCAGGCGCCGTTGTTCTTCTATCTGGCGCACCTGTGGCTCTTCTGCCTGCTGCGGCTGGCGATCTTCCGGGACGCCGCCCCGGACCGCTGGGTCCTCTACGCGGTCTGGCTCGGCGGTGTAGCGCTCCTTTTTCCTGCCTGCGGATGGTTCCGCCGCATGAAGGCCGCGCGTCCGCCGGAATCGTTCCTGCGTCTGTTCTAA